Within the Longimicrobium sp. genome, the region CACGTCCACGTGTGGAAAGGGGGCCGGCAGATGCTGATCAACCTTTCACCGGTCGTAGTTCGGAACAGGCGAGGAATGAAGGACAACGATGCGATGCGTGCGCTTGCAATCGTCCAGAGGGAGCGCGATAAGATGCTACGCAACTGGAGGGAGATCCATGGCACGTGAGAGGCGGCTGACGAAGGCTGAGATCCTGGAGCAGCTTGCCGCTGCCGACGCGAGGACCGCTGAAGCCGACCGCACTGAGCCACGTGCGCGCGCAGCGACGTTCGATCCGGT harbors:
- a CDS encoding DUF4160 domain-containing protein; its protein translation is MGTVHRESGFTFRIWSEDHEPPHVHVWKGGRQMLINLSPVVVRNRRGMKDNDAMRALAIVQRERDKMLRNWREIHGT